A stretch of the Archangium violaceum genome encodes the following:
- a CDS encoding RsbRD N-terminal domain-containing protein translates to METLADMMEAGRERLFARWLERVQQHHAPGPRTEPELADHIPEFLREVIAALRREEEGEAPKTHRVGPLGWEHGEQRFLIGFDLRGIVREYGALHECIFELVQERGHALLRLEEAWILLQCFNRAIADAVAHYTRMRERELGGGEAHSSAS, encoded by the coding sequence ATGGAGACCCTCGCCGATATGATGGAGGCCGGAAGGGAGCGGCTCTTCGCGCGCTGGTTGGAGCGGGTCCAGCAACACCATGCTCCGGGTCCGCGCACGGAGCCGGAGCTGGCGGATCACATCCCGGAATTCCTACGGGAGGTCATCGCCGCCCTGCGTCGTGAGGAGGAAGGCGAGGCGCCGAAGACGCACCGGGTGGGCCCTCTGGGATGGGAGCATGGCGAGCAACGCTTCCTCATCGGGTTCGACCTCCGCGGCATCGTGCGCGAGTACGGTGCGCTGCACGAATGCATCTTCGAACTGGTGCAGGAGCGGGGGCACGCGCTGCTCCGCCTGGAGGAGGCGTGGATCCTCCTCCAATGCTTCAACAGGGCCATCGCGGATGCCGTCGCGCACTACACGCGGATGCGCGAGCGGGAGCTCGGAGGCGGCGAGGCGCATTCCTCCGCGAGCTAG
- a CDS encoding RecQ family ATP-dependent DNA helicase codes for MAEARAHFGVEELRPGQREIIEALLQGRDVLGVMPTGAGKSLCFQLPALLLPKATVVVSPLLALMRDQHEKLSEAEVDVVKLDSTLTQREADEVAREVRRGEHGLIYMTPEQLEKPERIEALRKAGVSLFVVDEAHCVSQWGHDFRPAFLALRDAVQQLGRPPILALTATATPQVREDVLEQLGMRGARVMNTGIQRDNLFLEVARTVNPEAKRARLMKLLKEEPGTGIVYTATVRKAEEVWQWLKDAGIEAGRYHGKMKASEREEVQQRFMENGYRVIVATKAFGLGIDKPDIRFVAHWQFPDSLESYYQEAGRAGRDGQPARAVLFYRLEDRRIQGYFLGGKYPRREESQALYSVLRELWAHRQGKPVPLKVLTEASGLPANRVKVLVAQLAGAGILDRGSRGLKRLRDFESAEELGEYLIAYEKRHQSDRERLQQMMRYGQTTGCRWRFLGEYFDEPEHAECGHCDNCEERAAGHFDAASPTRIATPPTTADTANAV; via the coding sequence ATGGCCGAGGCCCGCGCCCACTTCGGCGTGGAGGAGCTCCGGCCCGGCCAACGGGAAATCATCGAGGCGCTGCTGCAGGGCAGGGACGTGCTCGGGGTGATGCCCACCGGCGCGGGCAAGTCGCTGTGCTTCCAGCTCCCCGCCCTCCTCCTGCCGAAGGCCACCGTCGTCGTCTCCCCGCTGCTGGCGCTGATGCGGGATCAGCACGAGAAGCTCTCGGAGGCGGAGGTGGACGTGGTGAAGCTGGACTCCACGCTCACCCAACGCGAGGCGGACGAGGTGGCGAGAGAGGTCCGCCGCGGCGAGCACGGGCTCATCTACATGACGCCCGAGCAGCTGGAGAAGCCCGAGCGCATCGAGGCACTGCGCAAGGCCGGCGTCTCCCTCTTCGTCGTGGACGAGGCCCACTGCGTCTCCCAGTGGGGGCACGACTTCCGCCCGGCCTTCCTCGCGCTGCGTGACGCCGTGCAGCAGCTCGGCCGGCCCCCCATCCTCGCGCTGACGGCCACCGCCACCCCCCAGGTGCGCGAGGACGTGCTCGAGCAGCTCGGCATGCGGGGGGCCAGGGTGATGAACACCGGCATCCAGCGCGACAACCTCTTCCTGGAGGTGGCGCGCACGGTGAACCCCGAGGCCAAGCGGGCGCGGCTGATGAAGCTGCTGAAGGAGGAGCCGGGCACGGGCATCGTCTACACCGCCACCGTCCGCAAGGCCGAGGAGGTGTGGCAGTGGCTGAAGGACGCCGGCATCGAGGCGGGCCGCTACCACGGCAAGATGAAGGCCTCCGAGCGCGAGGAGGTGCAGCAGCGCTTCATGGAGAACGGCTACCGCGTCATCGTGGCCACCAAGGCCTTCGGCCTGGGCATCGACAAGCCGGACATCCGCTTCGTGGCGCACTGGCAGTTCCCCGACTCGCTGGAGAGCTACTACCAGGAGGCGGGGCGCGCGGGCCGGGACGGACAGCCAGCGCGCGCCGTGCTCTTCTACCGGCTGGAGGATCGGCGCATCCAGGGCTACTTCCTCGGGGGCAAGTACCCCCGGCGCGAGGAGTCCCAGGCGCTCTACTCGGTGCTGCGCGAGCTGTGGGCCCACCGCCAGGGCAAGCCCGTGCCCCTGAAGGTGCTGACGGAGGCCTCGGGACTGCCCGCCAACCGGGTGAAGGTGCTGGTGGCACAGCTCGCCGGGGCCGGCATCCTCGATCGCGGCTCGCGCGGGCTGAAACGACTGCGTGACTTCGAGAGCGCCGAGGAGCTCGGCGAGTACCTCATCGCCTACGAGAAGCGCCACCAGAGCGACCGGGAGCGCCTCCAGCAGATGATGCGCTACGGGCAGACCACCGGGTGCCGCTGGCGCTTCCTCGGCGAGTACTTCGACGAGCCGGAACACGCCGAATGCGGGCACTGCGACAACTGCGAGGAGCGGGCCGCCGGGCACTTCGACGCGGCCAGTCCCACACGCATCGCCACTCCCCCCACCACGGCGGACACCGCCAATGCGGTGTAG
- a CDS encoding peptidylprolyl isomerase, protein MRTRLLTTGLLLLSLTACSKDKDKQAEGTPPASTTPQATTQSAPANTGTQAPANPAPQAAQTNTEPKVHGSSPVPRSRPPAEKPGPWQQKALNGQELYATLETNHGNVVVRLFSKDAPVTVANFVGLATGEQAWTDPNTGEVKQNTPMYRDILFHRIIPGFMIQGGDPLGRGTGSPGYMFEDEFQSGRTFDKPGILAMANRGRNTNGSQFFITVAPQPRLNGGYTIFGEVVKGYDVVERISNVQTGPQDRPVKDVVMKKVTISDTQPKK, encoded by the coding sequence ATGCGAACGAGACTCCTCACGACCGGACTCCTCCTCCTCTCCCTGACGGCCTGCTCGAAGGACAAGGACAAGCAGGCGGAGGGCACGCCCCCCGCGAGCACGACGCCCCAGGCGACGACGCAGAGCGCCCCGGCCAACACGGGGACGCAGGCGCCCGCGAATCCGGCGCCCCAGGCGGCCCAGACGAACACGGAGCCGAAGGTGCATGGCTCCAGCCCGGTGCCCCGCTCGCGGCCTCCCGCGGAGAAGCCGGGGCCCTGGCAGCAGAAGGCGCTGAACGGCCAGGAGCTGTACGCCACGCTGGAGACGAACCACGGCAACGTCGTGGTGAGGCTCTTCTCGAAGGACGCTCCGGTCACGGTGGCGAACTTCGTGGGCCTGGCCACCGGCGAGCAGGCGTGGACGGATCCGAATACGGGCGAGGTGAAGCAGAACACGCCGATGTACCGGGACATCCTCTTCCACCGGATCATCCCGGGCTTCATGATCCAGGGCGGAGATCCGCTGGGCAGGGGCACGGGCTCGCCGGGCTACATGTTCGAGGATGAATTCCAGAGCGGCCGGACGTTCGACAAGCCGGGCATCCTGGCGATGGCGAACCGGGGACGGAACACGAACGGCAGCCAGTTCTTCATCACGGTGGCGCCGCAGCCGCGCCTCAACGGCGGGTACACCATCTTCGGCGAGGTGGTGAAGGGCTACGACGTGGTGGAGCGCATCTCCAACGTGCAGACGGGACCGCAGGACAGGCCCGTGAAGGACGTGGTGATGAAGAAGGTGACGATCAGCGACACGCAGCCGAAGAAGTAG
- a CDS encoding sigma-54-dependent transcriptional regulator, translating into MNPTRILVVDDDPHARDLLKRLLGMLGEVFQAAHPKEAQARLAEDGPFDLVLTDMAMPSAGDGLTVLNEVRAQLPDTPVIVVTAFGNIEGALDSIQQGAFDYLSKPFDVDAIVRVAKRALEQKRLVEENRSLRKRVERGSMVGRSPALLEVYKQVARAAATAVPVLITGETGTGKEMVARALHRRSPRSNGPFIPVDCGAIAESLMESELFGHARGAFTGASGARRGLFEEAHGGTLFLDEIGDVGPKVQAQLLRALQEGEIRRVGESAPVKVDVRVVAATNKDLKERVAEGLFREDLLYRLDVVHLHLPPLRERREDIPALVEHFAAMHARGGVAPVVTAEVMTRLTAYDWPGNVRQLENVMARALALNVTGVLAPQDFPEPIGDAPKKLSGLTGDMPSLAELSRRYAAHVLQFVGGNKSEAARLLDVDRKTLYKLLEAQEPTE; encoded by the coding sequence ATGAATCCCACCCGTATCCTCGTCGTCGATGATGATCCCCACGCGAGGGATCTGCTCAAGCGCCTGCTCGGGATGCTCGGAGAGGTGTTCCAGGCCGCGCATCCGAAGGAGGCCCAGGCGCGCCTCGCGGAGGATGGGCCGTTCGATCTGGTGCTCACCGACATGGCCATGCCCAGCGCGGGGGATGGGCTCACCGTGCTGAACGAGGTGCGCGCGCAGCTGCCGGACACGCCCGTCATCGTGGTGACGGCCTTCGGCAACATCGAGGGCGCGCTGGACAGCATCCAGCAGGGCGCCTTCGACTACCTCTCCAAGCCCTTCGACGTGGACGCCATCGTGCGTGTCGCGAAGCGGGCGTTGGAGCAGAAGCGCCTGGTGGAGGAGAACCGTTCGCTGCGCAAGCGGGTGGAGCGTGGCTCCATGGTGGGGCGCAGCCCCGCGTTGCTCGAGGTCTACAAGCAGGTGGCCCGGGCGGCGGCCACCGCGGTGCCGGTGCTCATCACCGGGGAGACGGGCACGGGCAAGGAGATGGTGGCGCGCGCGCTGCACCGGCGCTCACCGCGCTCCAACGGGCCCTTCATCCCCGTGGACTGTGGCGCCATCGCCGAGTCCCTCATGGAGAGCGAGCTGTTCGGCCATGCCCGTGGCGCGTTCACCGGAGCCTCGGGCGCGCGGCGCGGTCTCTTCGAGGAGGCCCATGGCGGCACGTTGTTCCTCGATGAGATTGGTGACGTGGGGCCCAAGGTGCAGGCGCAGCTCCTGCGCGCGCTGCAGGAGGGGGAGATCCGCCGCGTGGGCGAGAGCGCTCCCGTGAAGGTGGACGTGCGCGTGGTGGCCGCGACGAACAAGGACTTGAAGGAGCGGGTGGCCGAGGGGCTGTTCCGGGAGGATCTGCTCTACCGGCTGGACGTGGTGCACCTGCACCTGCCACCCCTGCGCGAGCGGCGTGAGGACATCCCCGCGCTGGTGGAGCACTTCGCGGCGATGCATGCCCGGGGTGGGGTGGCGCCCGTGGTGACGGCGGAGGTCATGACGCGGCTCACCGCGTATGACTGGCCGGGCAACGTGCGGCAGTTGGAGAACGTGATGGCCCGGGCGCTCGCGCTCAACGTGACGGGGGTGCTGGCGCCCCAGGACTTCCCCGAGCCCATCGGGGATGCGCCCAAGAAGCTCAGTGGCCTGACCGGGGACATGCCGAGTCTGGCCGAGCTGTCACGGCGCTACGCGGCCCATGTGCTCCAGTTCGTCGGCGGCAACAAGAGCGAGGCCGCGCGCCTGCTGGATGTGGATAGGAAGACGCTCTACAAGCTGCTCGAGGCCCAGGAGCCCACGGAGTAG
- a CDS encoding sensor histidine kinase yields MLLSGVAAFTLWSEVRTSRQVDERVQEALDRAGLIGRIRVDALSLDSAIEAHIRATDDEQRQIANEVMEDILADIREATNDYTRKLPRNDTLVVWQRFNMACTRLAQQVRAAAVFSHRQQAEQARHHLVEQVRPLAEEIDGLAGQLAHENADEARMLLEHLAALRVRNLAYGGVVTLLAVFVSLAVGLRITSVLKRQEATIQAQMEELDRRNQELDAFTRRVAHDLMGPLSPLKGYLTLLRRSGAVKDAQALELVSLSESSAKRMGELIEALLRFCRAGTRGDPLVGELDTAVSTLLLEVSQTAAAQGVALERSLESGVRVPCPSQLLQIIAQNLLSNAVKYTAGRPDARVSVRVAREGGEAVLEVVDNGAGMSPETQAKLFQPFFRAPETREIPGHGLGLATTKRLVDAHGGTLLVHSALNAGTRVLVRFPLATEAAPPVRGAA; encoded by the coding sequence ATGCTGCTGTCGGGGGTTGCCGCCTTCACGCTCTGGTCGGAGGTCCGCACCAGCCGTCAGGTGGACGAGCGCGTCCAGGAGGCGTTGGATCGAGCGGGCCTCATCGGCCGCATCCGGGTGGACGCGCTCTCGCTGGACTCGGCCATCGAGGCCCATATCCGCGCCACCGACGACGAGCAGCGACAGATCGCCAACGAGGTGATGGAGGACATCCTCGCGGACATCCGCGAGGCGACCAACGACTACACGCGCAAGCTCCCCCGCAACGACACGCTCGTGGTGTGGCAGCGCTTCAACATGGCCTGTACCCGGCTGGCCCAGCAGGTGCGCGCCGCGGCGGTCTTCTCCCATCGTCAGCAGGCCGAGCAGGCCCGGCACCACCTGGTGGAGCAGGTGCGCCCGCTGGCCGAGGAGATCGACGGGCTGGCGGGACAGCTCGCCCATGAGAACGCGGATGAGGCGCGCATGCTGTTGGAGCACCTGGCCGCCCTGCGCGTGCGCAACCTCGCCTACGGGGGCGTGGTGACGCTGCTGGCGGTGTTCGTGTCGCTGGCGGTGGGCCTGCGCATCACCTCGGTGCTCAAGCGGCAGGAGGCCACCATCCAGGCGCAGATGGAGGAGCTGGACCGGCGCAACCAGGAGCTGGATGCCTTCACCCGGCGTGTGGCGCATGACTTGATGGGGCCGCTGTCGCCACTCAAGGGGTACCTCACGCTGCTGCGGCGCTCGGGGGCGGTGAAGGACGCGCAGGCGCTGGAGCTGGTGTCGCTCTCCGAGTCCAGCGCGAAGCGCATGGGCGAGCTCATCGAGGCACTGCTGCGCTTCTGCCGTGCCGGCACCCGGGGCGATCCCCTGGTGGGTGAGCTGGACACCGCGGTGAGCACGCTGCTGCTGGAGGTGAGTCAGACGGCCGCCGCGCAGGGCGTGGCGTTGGAGCGCTCCCTGGAGTCCGGGGTGCGGGTGCCGTGTCCCTCTCAGCTGCTGCAGATCATCGCGCAGAACCTGCTGTCCAACGCGGTGAAGTACACGGCGGGCCGGCCCGACGCGCGCGTCTCCGTCAGGGTGGCGCGGGAGGGGGGCGAGGCGGTGCTGGAAGTGGTCGACAACGGTGCCGGCATGAGCCCGGAGACGCAGGCGAAGCTCTTCCAGCCCTTCTTCCGTGCGCCGGAGACCCGGGAGATTCCCGGACATGGGCTCGGCCTGGCCACCACCAAGAGGTTGGTGGATGCACACGGGGGCACGTTGCTGGTGCACTCGGCGCTGAACGCGGGTACACGGGTACTGGTCCGCTTTCCCCTCGCGACGGAAGCCGCGCCTCCTGTCCGCGGAGCTGCCTGA
- a CDS encoding serine/threonine-protein kinase translates to MSSLDATATAISRPHAPDLIPGYRLEKLVGTGGMGEVHKATQLSLGRTVAVKLLSQQLAQEESFVARFQKEAAALATLHHPNIVSIVDKGSTASTYYLVMEFVDGPSLREWMRTPQEDPNETLRVMLQICRAIEYAHNRGVIHRDLKPENILFDAQAGDLPKVTDFGLASFLEDTSTRFALTSTHVAMGTLSYMAPEQKVDSKNADGRADIFALGLIFYEMLVGELPAGHYDPPSRRRPGLDPRLDGIIANCIKQLPADRYSSVSELIRALEPLAPNYTTVRPAKLSRMQRVKLAVKRAVRVFLQATATLLVLAALAVLGVTWLRNTERRVPMTPGAALTAELGPPSAQRMAGRLTSANGEPRRVTLGEGVDQPSVLVSGRPLTLDDRTLVFPAVEGQSRVGLMIVDVLGMKGDTARLTARVNTRNPESDTVDLRPLIYGPPPDPETALMLVNSTREINRYVALVYNGAGAPLRLEWKLGEKQGAMLGGVSPEGPVELELNIDEEGVLIASVGTKGDKRPIAEPLHLGLNWQERHFGRAPFPAFGCIEGICQAEGFNYIVKHQPPATASQSAEPPRQQTVRTSAPAPTRRPATKPAPSKGKRSK, encoded by the coding sequence ATGTCCTCGCTCGACGCCACCGCCACCGCCATCAGCCGGCCGCACGCGCCGGATCTCATCCCCGGCTACCGACTGGAGAAACTCGTCGGAACCGGAGGCATGGGAGAGGTCCACAAGGCCACCCAGCTGTCCCTGGGCCGCACCGTCGCCGTCAAGCTGCTCAGCCAGCAGCTCGCCCAGGAAGAGAGCTTCGTCGCCCGCTTCCAGAAGGAGGCCGCGGCGCTCGCCACCCTGCACCACCCGAACATCGTCTCCATCGTCGACAAGGGCAGCACCGCGTCGACGTACTACCTGGTGATGGAGTTCGTGGACGGGCCCTCCCTGCGCGAGTGGATGCGCACGCCCCAGGAAGACCCGAACGAGACGCTGCGGGTCATGCTGCAGATCTGCCGGGCCATCGAGTACGCGCACAACCGGGGCGTCATCCACCGGGATCTCAAGCCGGAGAACATCCTCTTCGACGCGCAGGCCGGGGACCTCCCCAAGGTGACGGACTTCGGCCTGGCCTCCTTCCTGGAGGATACCAGCACGCGCTTCGCGCTCACCAGCACGCACGTGGCCATGGGGACGCTGTCCTATATGGCGCCCGAGCAGAAGGTGGACTCGAAGAACGCGGACGGACGCGCGGACATCTTCGCGCTCGGCCTCATCTTCTACGAGATGCTCGTGGGCGAGCTGCCCGCGGGCCACTATGATCCGCCCTCGCGCCGCAGGCCGGGGCTGGACCCGCGGCTGGACGGCATCATCGCCAACTGCATCAAGCAGCTGCCCGCGGACCGCTACTCGAGCGTGTCCGAGCTCATCCGGGCGCTGGAGCCGCTCGCCCCCAACTACACCACCGTGCGGCCGGCGAAGCTCAGCCGGATGCAGCGCGTGAAGCTGGCGGTGAAGCGCGCGGTGCGTGTCTTCCTGCAGGCGACGGCCACGCTGCTGGTGCTGGCCGCGCTGGCCGTGCTGGGCGTGACGTGGCTGCGCAACACGGAGAGGCGCGTGCCCATGACGCCGGGCGCCGCCCTCACCGCGGAGCTCGGCCCCCCCTCGGCGCAGCGAATGGCGGGGCGGCTGACCTCGGCCAACGGCGAGCCACGCAGGGTGACCCTGGGTGAAGGGGTGGACCAGCCCTCCGTGCTGGTGTCCGGCCGGCCGCTCACCCTGGATGACCGCACGCTCGTCTTCCCCGCCGTGGAGGGCCAGTCGCGCGTGGGCCTCATGATCGTGGACGTCCTCGGAATGAAGGGCGATACCGCCCGCCTCACGGCCCGGGTGAACACCCGCAACCCCGAGTCCGACACCGTGGACCTCCGGCCCCTCATCTACGGACCTCCGCCGGACCCCGAGACCGCGCTGATGCTGGTGAACAGCACGCGGGAGATAAACCGGTACGTGGCCCTGGTGTACAACGGCGCCGGTGCGCCGCTCCGGCTGGAGTGGAAACTGGGAGAGAAGCAGGGAGCCATGCTGGGGGGCGTGTCCCCCGAGGGCCCCGTGGAGCTCGAGCTGAACATCGATGAAGAGGGTGTGCTGATCGCCTCGGTGGGAACCAAGGGTGACAAGCGCCCCATCGCCGAGCCCCTCCACCTGGGGCTGAACTGGCAGGAGAGGCATTTCGGCAGGGCCCCCTTCCCCGCTTTCGGCTGCATCGAGGGCATCTGCCAGGCCGAGGGCTTCAACTACATCGTGAAGCACCAGCCCCCGGCCACCGCGAGCCAATCCGCCGAGCCCCCTCGCCAGCAGACCGTGAGGACCTCCGCCCCAGCCCCCACCAGGCGGCCCGCCACCAAGCCCGCCCCGTCCAAAGGTAAGCGCTCGAAGTAG
- a CDS encoding alpha/beta hydrolase — translation MRSVRTRLGELDCVVVDAIPEGAGPELAVVLCHGFGAPPTDLVPLAPELVGLKPELGPKVRFVFPAAPLKQAMMGQSVPAWFNLPPEVLMGRERNWEQFAASTPEGLAQARRGVMSLLAALSTATKLPYGRIVLGGFSQGAMVTTDVALRLEEAPAGLCILSGTLICQDEWKARAERREGMPVLQSHGRYDDILAFHAAERLHSLLTNAGLPVELIPFDGPHTIMPDVLERMAEFLHNRLEKR, via the coding sequence ATGCGGAGTGTGAGAACGCGCCTGGGCGAGCTGGACTGCGTGGTGGTCGACGCCATTCCCGAGGGAGCGGGTCCGGAGCTGGCGGTGGTGCTGTGCCACGGCTTCGGAGCACCTCCCACGGATCTGGTGCCCCTGGCACCGGAGCTGGTGGGGCTGAAGCCGGAGCTGGGACCGAAGGTGCGGTTCGTGTTCCCGGCGGCCCCACTGAAGCAGGCCATGATGGGGCAGAGCGTCCCCGCGTGGTTCAACCTGCCCCCGGAGGTGCTGATGGGGCGGGAGCGGAACTGGGAGCAGTTCGCGGCCTCGACGCCGGAGGGGCTGGCCCAGGCGCGGCGCGGGGTGATGAGCCTGCTCGCCGCGCTGTCCACGGCGACGAAGCTGCCCTACGGGCGGATCGTCCTGGGCGGGTTCAGCCAGGGCGCGATGGTGACGACGGACGTGGCGCTGCGGCTGGAGGAGGCTCCGGCGGGGTTGTGCATCCTGTCGGGGACGCTGATCTGCCAGGACGAGTGGAAGGCGCGCGCGGAGCGGCGCGAGGGCATGCCGGTGCTGCAGAGCCACGGGCGCTACGACGACATCCTGGCGTTCCACGCGGCGGAGCGGCTCCATTCCCTGCTGACGAACGCGGGGCTGCCGGTGGAGCTCATCCCCTTCGACGGACCGCACACGATCATGCCGGACGTACTGGAGCGGATGGCGGAGTTCCTGCACAACCGTCTCGAGAAGCGTTGA
- a CDS encoding secondary thiamine-phosphate synthase enzyme YjbQ — MYRAKELTVATTRGRGFYDITDEVQRAVAESGAQEGLCTIFLHHTSASLLLCENADPDVRRDLEAFFSRLVKDGDPLFRHDAEGPDDMPAHVRTVLTQNSLNVPVKNGEAHLGTWQGIYVWEHRTSPHHRRLTVSVVG, encoded by the coding sequence ATGTATCGCGCGAAGGAACTGACGGTGGCGACGACGCGGGGCCGGGGCTTCTACGACATCACGGACGAGGTGCAGCGGGCGGTGGCGGAGAGCGGTGCACAGGAGGGCCTGTGCACCATCTTCCTGCACCACACGAGCGCCTCGCTGCTGCTGTGCGAGAACGCGGACCCGGACGTGCGAAGGGACCTGGAGGCCTTCTTCTCGAGACTGGTGAAGGACGGAGACCCACTCTTCCGCCACGACGCCGAGGGCCCCGACGACATGCCGGCGCACGTGAGGACGGTGCTGACGCAGAACTCGCTCAACGTGCCGGTGAAGAATGGCGAAGCCCATCTCGGCACGTGGCAGGGCATCTACGTCTGGGAGCACCGGACCTCGCCGCATCACCGCCGGCTCACCGTCTCCGTGGTGGGCTGA